The following coding sequences are from one Saccopteryx bilineata isolate mSacBil1 chromosome 3, mSacBil1_pri_phased_curated, whole genome shotgun sequence window:
- the DDOST gene encoding dolichyl-diphosphooligosaccharide--protein glycosyltransferase 48 kDa subunit — translation MDPSAAARAWSLAWLLLLLPSLDLVGASGPRTLVLLDNLNLRETHSLFFRSLKDRGFELTFKTADDPSLSLIKYGEFLYDNLIIFSPSVEDFGGNINVETISTFIDGGGSVLVAASSDIGDPLRELGSECGIEFDEEKTAVIDHHNYDISDLGQHTLIVADTGNLLKAPTIVGKSSLNPVLFRGVGMVADPDNPLVLDILTGSSTSYSFFPDKPITQYPHAVGKNTLLIAGLQARNNARVIFSGSLDFFSDAFFNSAVQKATPGSQRYSQTGNYELAVALSRWVFKEEGVLRVGPVSHHRVGETAPPNAYTVTDLVEYSIVIEQLSNGKWVPFDGDDIQLEFVRIDPFVRTFLKKKGGKYSVQFKLPDVYGVFQFKVDYNRLGYTHLYSSTQVSVRPLQHTQYERFIPSAYPYYASAFSMMVGLFIFSVVFLHMKEKEKSD, via the exons ATGGATCCTAGCGCCGCAGCTCGTGCTTGGTCCCTCgcatggctgctgctgctgctgccctccCTTGATCTGGTCGGCGCCAGCGGTCCCCGCACCTTAGTGCTGCTGGACAACCTCAACCTGCGGGAGACGCATTCGCTTTTCTTCCGGAGTCTGAAGG ATCGGGGCTTTGAACTCACATTCAAGACCGCAGATGACCCTAGCCTGTCTCTGATTAAGTACGGAGAGTTCCTCTATGACAATCTcatcatcttctccccctctgtaGAAG ATTTTGGAGGCAACATCAATGTGGAGACCATCAGCACCTTTATCGACGGCGGAGGCAGTGTCCTGGTGGCTGCCAGCTCAGACATCG GTGACCCTCTTCGAGAGCTGGGCAGTGAATGTGGGATCGAGTTTGATGAGGAGAAAACAGCTGTCATTGACCACCACAACTACGACATCTCAGACCTTGGCCAG CACACGCTCATTGTGGCCGACACTGGGAACCTGCTAAAGGCGCCGACCATTGTTGGGAAATCGTCTCTCAATCCTGTCCTCTTTCGAGGTGTTGG CATGGTGGCTGACCCTGACAATCCTTTGGTATTGGACATCCTGACAGGCTCTTCTACCTCTTACTCCTTCTTCCCAGATAAGCCTATCACCCAG TATCCCCACGCAGTGGGGAAGAACACCCTCCTGATTGCTGGGCTCCAGGCCAGGAACAACGCCCGGGTCATTTTCAGTGGCTCCCTCGACTTCTTCAGCGATGCCTTCTTCAACTCAGCAGTGCAGAAGGCCACACCTGGCTCCCAGAG GTATTCCCAGACAGGCAACTATGAGCTAGCTGTGGCCCTCTCCCGCTGGGTGTTCAAAGAGGAGGGTGTCCTCCGTGTGGGGCCTGTGTCCCACCATCGGGTGGGCGAGACAGCCCCACCCAATGCCTACACTGTCACTGACCTTGTG GAGTACAGCATCGTGATTGAGCAGCTCTCTAATGGCAAATGGGTCCCCTTTGATGGTGATGACATTCAGCTGGAGTTTGTCCGCATCGACCCTTTTGTGAGGACCTTCCTGAAGAAGAAAG GTGGAAAGTACAGTGTCCAGTTCAAGTTGCCCGACGTGTACGGTGTGTTCCAGtttaaagtggattacaaccgGCTAGGCTACACACATTTATACTCTTCCACACAG GTGTCAGTGAGGCCACTGCAGCACACGCAGTACGAGCGCTTCATCCCCTCAGCCTATCCCTACTATGCCAGCGCCTTCTCCATGATGGTGGGGCTCTTCATCTTCAGCGTCGTCTTCTTACAcatgaaggagaaggagaagtctGACTGA
- the PINK1 gene encoding serine/threonine-protein kinase PINK1, mitochondrial translates to MAVRQALGRGLQLGRALLLRFTAKPGPAYGWGRAERPGPAVARGRGERPGQAAGPGAELRRLGLPDRYRFFRQSVAGLAAQLQRQFVVRARGSASPCGRAVFLAFGLGLGLVEEKQAEGRRATSACEEIQAIFTQKNKLLPDPLDTRRWQGFQLEEYLIGQSIGKGCSAAVYEATMPVLPWKLELAKNIRPLPGRGPDTIPPREEEERAPRAPAFPLAIKMMWNISAGSSSEAIFSKMSQELVPASRVALAGEYGEVTYRKSKGGPKQLAPHPNIIRVFRAFTSSVPLLPGALVDYPDVLPPRLHPEGLGHGRTLFLVMKNYPCTLRQYLRENTPSPRLATMMILQLLEGVDHLVQQGVAHRDLKSDNILVELDADGCPWLVISDFGCCLADECVGLQLPFTSWYVDRGGNGCLMAPEVSTACPGPRVVINYSKADAWAVGAIAYEIFGLSNPFYGHLESQSYQEAQLPALPESVPLDARQLVRSLLQRDASKRPSARVAANVLHLCLWGEHTLALKNLQLDKMISWLLQQSAATLLANRLTEKSCVETKMKMLFLANLEYEALCQAALLLSSWRAAL, encoded by the exons ATGGCGGTGCGACAGGCCCTGGGCCGGGGCCTGCAGCTGGGCCGAGCGCTGCTGCTGCGCTTCACGGCCAAGCCTGGCCCAGCGTACGGATGGGGGCGGGCCGAGCGGCCGGGCCCCGCGGTGGCCCGGGGCCGCGGAGAGCGCCCGGGGCAGGCCGCGGGACCCGGCGCAGAGTTGCGCAGGCTCGGGCTCCCCGACCGCTACCGCTTCTTCCGCCAGTCGGTGGCGGGGCTGGCAGCGCAGCTCCAGCGGCAGTTCGTGGTGCGGGCCCGGGGCAGCGCGAGCCCTTGCGGCCGGGCAGTCTTTCTGGCCTTtgggctgggcctgggcctggtggAGGAGAAGCAGGCTGAGGGCCGGCGGGCGACCTCGGCCTGTGAGGAGATCCAG GCAATTTTCACACAGAAAAACAAGCTGCTCCCTGACCCACTGGACACTAGGCGCTGGCAGGGCTTCCAGCTGGAGGAGTATCTGATAGGGCAGTCCATTGGCAAGGGCTGCAGTGCTGCTGTGTATGAAGCCACTATGCCTGTGTTGCCCTGGAAGCTGGAGCTGGCCAAGAACATCAGACCTCTTCCAGGGAGAGGCCCAGATACCATCCCaccaagagaagaggaggagcgAGCTCCCCGGGCCCCTGCCTTTCCCTTAGCCATCAAGATGATGTGGAACATCTCG GCTGGCTCCTCCAGCGAAGCCATCTTCAGCAAAATGAGCCAGGAGCTAGTCCCAGCTAGTCGAGTGGCCTTAGCCGGCGAGTATGGAGAAGTCACTTACAG AAAGTCCAAGGGAGGTCCCAAGCAACTAGCCCCTCACCCCAACATCATCCGGGTCTTCCGCGCCTTTACTTCATCTGTCCCACTGCTGCCAGGGGCCCTGGTCGACTACCCAGATGTGCTGCCTCCACGTCTTCACCCTGAAGGCCTAGGCCATGGGAGGACACTTTTCCTTGTTATGAAGAA CTACCCCTGTACCTTGCGCCAGTACCTTCGCGAGAACACCCCAAGCCCCCGGCTCGCCACCATGATGATCTTGCAGCTCCTGGAAGGAGTAGATCATCTGGTTCAACAGGGTGTCGCACACAGAGACCTAAAATCTGACAACATCCTTGTGGAGTTGGATGCAG ATGGCTGCCCCTGGCTGGTGATCTCAGATTTTGGTTGCTGCCTGGCTGATGAGTGCGTCGGCCTGCAGCTGCCTTTCACCAGCTGGTACGTGGACCGGGGTGGAAACGGCTGCCTCATGGCTCCCGAG GTGTCCACAGCCTGCCCTGGCCCCAGGGTGGTGATCAACTACAGCAAGGCTGATGCCTGGGCAGTGGGAGCCATCGCCTACGAAATCTTCGGGCTCTCCAATCCTTTTTACGGCCACCTTGAAAGCCAGAGTTACCAGGAGGCTCAGCTGCCTGCGCTGCCTGAATCAGTGCCTCTGGATGCAAGACAGCTGGTGAGGTCCCTGCTCCAGCGTGACGCCAGCAAG AGACCGTCTGCCCGAGTTGCTGCTAATGTGCTCCACTTATGCCTCTGGGGCGAACACACTCTAGCCCTGAAGAACCTGCAGCTGGACAAGATGATTAGCTGGCTCCTCCAGCAATCAGCGGCTACTCTGTTGGCCAACAGGCTTACAGAGAAGAGCTGCGTGGAGACAAAAATGAAGATGTTGTTCCTGGCCAACCTGGAGTACGAGGCGCTGTGCCAGGCAGCCCTCCTGCTCAGCTCCTGGAGAGCAGCGCTGTGA